The sequence TCGCAATAAATTTCAATCAGTTCATTATTACAGCAATTATAAAAAACTActtaattttcaatcaaattattgattcaatcaatttattattacattatttCTAATTTACAggccatgtaaatttaattattttttgctgtgtgtCATCGCATACCCTTAGGTGGAATTatatgggattgtacaaactcgtcttatgacaagtgattagttttgttttcatcgatcatGTTGGTTCATGCCGAATGATCTGCTGCATacacggtgtgtctatggggaaatattatttttcaaaaatcagtatctctgaaacacccaccacgtgaaagtatatgctctcctctttcatatagtgggtaaactaaaatgttctatcgggggatctggaacaatttttatttttttcactattattGGTGCAAACTCCACATAAATCGCCGATTTAACCCCcttaaaatgtatggaaaattgacccccgatagaacattttaaaaatgcacctacgtgaaagaggaaaacctatactttcgtgtagtgagtgttttagagatactgattttttgaaaataagcctcttcggacaaacacaccgtgcaCATTAGTTCGTTGCCGGATTAGCTGTTTTTGCCAGGTGGTGCCAGTGCTTAAAAATACCAGTTCTTTATCTTGAGCGCCGAGATCTTAATATCTTCGTCGCCAAATGTTGTACTTCTCACATTAAATCAAACTCGAATATTGACTATTATAGTTCTTATTTATTTGAGAGTACAATACAGAATGAATCATTGTTTGTCAAAACATTGCTTTTATCATGGTTGTCATGAACTTGCTTAGTTGCTAGGGTTATTTATAGTGTTTGGGTCGCCGACTGCTATGTCAGCTCTAACATTAAGTATCGTAGTTCTAGTTTGAGGCAATGTAATTTTCACATGTCATTAAACTCAATTGTCCATAGCTTTTCAGAAGCCTAATTCCTTTCATAATATACTATCTGAGACTGAAGAGTAAAATCtaacaaaaatgtaatttttcttctcaCGCCCAGTTtgcatatttacagcaaagtcctgttagacaaagttgaaGAACATTTAAGCGCTtcaagttcgtcatacatcataaATCAATGTTCACGATTAATCCATGCCAATCAAGAAGGTCAATACGGCGTAGGCATTGTCGACTAATGCAACGAATGCAACAGTCGATATTTCAAGCAATCCAAAGCAGTCTATCGCTACCATAGAGCGCGTGTTTATCCAAATGATTAACAAAGTCGATCTCATTTGAACGTACTCTGAGTGATACGTTCGGCTGTGTGGCATTTTGGAGCAAAGTTCAAAAATAACGTTGCAAATTGTGTCAGCCTGCATAAAGGGAGGAAGGAATTATTAGTTGAAAAGAAAAGCTGCTTCACTTACTTCGTCCTGAAGTGTGTCAACCGAAAGACAGAGCAAATAGTATTCCACCAACAAAAATGTAGATCCAGTTGTAATCGCCACCGCAAACATGGTGAATCCGGTATTCTTAACAACGTAGAAAAATGCACCAATActgaaaattgagaaataatGGACCGGAACAAATGTCTTTGCAgtcaaatccttcaaaatattCATGTGTCTGAAATAGTATAATGTAACTGGTGTTAACATGCCACACCGATAAAAAACGACTACCTCCAATATTCAAAGTGCTGATCCAAAGCTTCTCTTACCGCCTGGTTCATGTGTTCGAAGTAGTTCTTCGCGTCCGAATTCGGTTGATCCAACAGTTGTTCATAGTGAAGGCCTAATATTCTGAGTTTTGCTCGCATTCCCAGCAACAGTGTGGTAATAGTAACCAAGTTAGACAGGAATCTGGGATAAATCCCGACCGGTATGAGGCTCACTGCAAAACAATGAAGTATGTGCGATGCTGTTGCACCGCTGCCTTTAAATTGAGGTGGTAACCCGAGTGCCCTTTCCGTACCAGAGTTCGGCACCGAGAGGAACATGACATCAACTACTATCAAACCGATTGCAAGCCTCATCATCGCACACGCGTATCGATTGAATTTGCACTGTTCAAACACGTTGTAGCGCTTGTCGCCAGAGTGAACATAGTTGCTAGTAATGAAATTGCTTACTGCTATGATCGAATCTTGAAGCAGGGCGTTCATCAGCACCTTCAAAGCTGCGACTATCCAAGCGGAAAACTTCATCACTTCCCACACAATCACGGTGAAGTCATCACTCCCGTTACGGAGGGAATGATCCAATTGTAGCAAGAAAGTGATCCCTTGGCAAAGGAACAAGCAATTGGTGAAATAACGAATAATGCGCGCCGCTTTCCACTTCGTTGTAGTTGCATTCTCAATTCCTGTGTCGTGGCAAATATATgtaaagaaaatttatttaacgCGAAAGATTTTGTTTCCACAATTCTACCTCCTAGCATCAACATAACATTGAGCAGCCAGAAACAGTTACCACCCAATCCTTCATCCGAACAAAACTGGCGAATTTTTGCAGCTGTGGTCAAACACCAGTCACGCGCACTGTACCAAATAGAAAGAAATGTTGTAACCATCTTGTGTTGCCTTCTCAAATTCAACTAGCTGTTGACTTTCAATGTATGAACAAGAATCTGATTTGTTTGTCCACGTTGTGACGCAAATTGTCACCTGCAAAAAGTCTCATCAATAAGGAACAAAGCTTGAAAGGAATAGCTCCAATCAAAGTTTTGCGACAATTTTAAGCAATTTTCGTGATTTGCGTAAATGAGAGGCAATTTTCTGAAGCATAAGAGAACGGTTCTAGGAATACACAAAATGTGCAACCTATTATGTTTAAACCGAATGGAGCtacaaataattttccaaaaaattgaaaaagaatcAAAAGATGTTGATGCACCAAACAATTCATTCCATGCTAGACATTTTACAAACTACTGATGCTTTTAAAAACCTACACATTCATCGCCACCACGATGATCCAGTGTCCAGGAGTTAGAAATTATCGGAACAAATTGAATCTTGTCCATTTCAAACAGAAATCCGTCTTACTGATGTACTTTCTGAAAGTTGAAGTGCTGCAGTTGACTCTACACGTGAGTCGATATAGGGGAAGGGCCATAGGCCCTAGCTAAGAAAAAACTGGTTTAATGTCTGTAACGTaagctgtaacgattttcacGGGTATCTTTACCTAATGCATTAGTTagacaatatagctagctgatgcaatcttcaaattgtagaaaatctcaacCATATTGATACTACATATTAACATttctaaagctaagctaaagctaagctaaagctaagctaaagctaagctaaagctaagctaaagctaagctaaagctaagctaaagctaagctaaagctaagctaaagctaagcttaagctaaagctaagctaaagctaagcaaagctaaagctaagctaaacaggctgagctaagctaagctaaagctagtaAGCTAAGGCTAAGCTGGCTGGTGCTGGTGGAGGCTGAAGTGAGGCTGGGGTGAGGCTGAGGCTGAGGCTGAGGCTGGAGTGAGGTGAACAGGCTGGAGTGGGGAGGCTGGTGGGGCTGAGCAGGGGTGAGGGGAGGCTGGGGCTGGGGTGGGGCTGAACAGAACAGGGCTGGGGTGAGGCTGGGGTGGAGGCTGGGGAGTGGAACAGGTGGGGCTGGGGTGAGCTGGGGTACAGGAGCTGGGTGGGGGCTGGTGGGGTGGGCTGGGGGCTGAACAGGGCTGAGTGGGAGTGAGGCTGAGGTGGGGCTGAACAGGGGTGGGAGCTGTGGAACAGGCCAGAGGGGTGGGGCTGGAGGCTGGGGAGGAGCTGGAACAGGGGCTGGGAACAGGAGTGGGGAACAGGTGAACAGGTGGGAACAGAACAGGGGTGGGTGGGAGCTGGGAGCTGGGAACAGGAGTGGGGGCTGAATTTCAGGGAGCTGAGGTGGGGGCTGGAACAGGGTGGGAACAGGGAGCTGGGGAACAggtggaacaggaacaggtggaggtggaacaggaacaggtggTGGGTGGGAACAGAACAGGAACAGGTGAGGAGCTGGGGGCTGGGAACAGGCTGGAGTGGGAGCAGGGCACAGCTGGGGTGGGAGGCTGGGAGCTGGAACAGGTGGGAACAGACAGGGGTGGGGTGGGAGCTGGAACAGACAGGGAACAGGAGTGGGAGCTGGAGCTGGGAGCTGAGGCTGGGGCAGGTGGAGCTGGGGAATTTGGGTTCAGGGCTGGGGCTGGTGGGGGCTGAACAGGGAACAGGTGGGCTGGGGTGGTGGGGTGGAGCAGGGGGCTGAGGTGGGAGTGGAACAGGGAGCTGGGAACAGGGGTGGGGAGACTGGAGGAACAGGGGGGAACAGGGCTGGGTGGGGCAGTGGAACAGAGGTGGGGGCTGGTGGAACAGGAGCTGGGGAACAGGGGTGGAACAGGTGGGAACTGGGGTGAGGCTGGGGCTGAGGTGGGGAACAGAACAGGGGTGGGTGGTGGAACAGGAGCTGGGGAACAGGGGTGGAACAGGTGGAACAGGGgctggggtggggtgggtgaaCAGGCTGGAACAGGGCTGGGAACAGGTGAACAGGTGGAACAGGGGTGAACAGGGCTGGGGGAGCTGAGGTGGGGCTGGGAGCTGGTgggggaacaggaacaggtgggGGTGGGGAACAGACAGGTGGTGGGGTGGAACaggtggggtgggaacaggggtgGGGAACTGGGCTGAACAGACAGGGCTGGGAGTGGGAACAGGGTGAACAGGGCTGGTGAGGTgggtggaacaggaacagggtgGGGAACAGGGGAACAGGAACAGTGGGAACAGGTGGGGGTGGTGGTGAGGTGGGAGTGGGGTGGGAGTGGGGCTGGTGGGTGGAACAGGGGAACAGGAGGGTGGAACAGGGCAGAACAGGGGGCTGGTGGGGTGGGGCAGAACAGCTGGGGCTGAACAGGGGCAGGTCAGGCTGAACAGGAGTGAGGTGGGCTGGAGCtggggctgggaacaggggTGGGACAGGTGGGGTGAGGCCAGGTGGGGTGAACAGGGGTGGGGGTGGGGTGGTGGGTGGTGGAACAGGGCTGAACAGGAACAGACAGGACAGACAGATTTGGGTGGCAGGCTGGGGTCAGACAGGAACAGGAAGGAGACAGGTGGGCTGGGGAACAGAGGTGGGGGCAGGTGGAACAGGTGGGACAGGGTGGAACAGGGCTGGGAACAGGGGTGGTGGAACAGATGGAGGCTGGAGTGGGGGGTGGGCTGGGGAACAGGTGGGGTGGAGTAGGTGGGAACAGGGTGGGAGGAACAGTGGGGTGAactggggtggggtggggtggagGGGTGGGAACAGAGGGTGGACAGGGAACAGGGGGCTGGGGCTGGGAGCACAGGGGGTGAGACAGGTGGGGAACTGGGAACAGGAACAgagtggggtggggtgggaacaggtgggCTGAActggggtgggaacaggtgggGTGAGGTGGAACAGGGTGGAACAGAGGCTGGTGGGGCTGGAACAGGGAACAggtgggaacaggaacagggtgGTGGGGGAACTGGGGAACTGGGGTGGAACAGGGAGTGGGGTGGACTGGGGAACAGGGTGGGTGGGGAACAGGTGGGTGGGAGTGGACAGGTAACTAAAACAGACAGGAGACACTTGGAGCTAACTAACAGTGGGGCTATTCAgctagctaagctaagctaaactaagctaaagctaagctaaaagctaagctaaaagctaaaagctaataaatttaagctaaagctaagctaaaactaagctaaagctaagctaaaagctagctaaaagctaagctaaaagctaagctaaagctaagctaaagccaagctaaagctaaagctaagctaagctaaaagctaagctaaaagctaaactAAGCTGGCTAAGCTAAGCTAGCTGGCTAAAGCTGgctagctaagctaaaagctaagctaagcta comes from Armigeres subalbatus isolate Guangzhou_Male chromosome 2, GZ_Asu_2, whole genome shotgun sequence and encodes:
- the LOC134209063 gene encoding uncharacterized protein LOC134209063, translated to MDDCGIADQSYLSTPTHLFPTHPVPQSTPLPVPPQFPSSPTTLFLFPPVPCSSPTSLCSTLFHLTPPVPTPVQPTCSHPTPLCSCSQFPTCLTPCAPSPSPLFPVHPLFPPLHPTPPQFTPLFLPPCSHLLHPTCSPAHPPLQPPSVPPPLFPALFHPVPPVPPAPTSPATQICLSCLFLFSPVPPPTTPPPPLFTPPGLTPPVPPLFPAPAPAHLTPVQPDLPLFSPSCSAPPHQPPVLPCSTLLFPCSTHQPHSHPTPTSPPPPPVPTVPVPLFPTLFLFHPPHQPCSPCSHSQPCLFSPVPHPCSHPTCSTPPPVCSPPPPVPVPPPAPSPTSAPPALFTPVPPVHLFPALFQPVHPPHPSPCSTCSTPVPQLLFHHPPLFCSPPQPQPHPSSHLFHPCSPAPVPPAPTSVPLPHPALFPPVPPVSPPLFPAPCSTPTSAPCSTPPPQPTSPSLPPQLCPAPTPACSQPPAPHLFLFCSHPPPVPVPPPPVPVPPVPQLPVPTLFQPPPQLPEIQPPLLFPAPSSHPPLFCSHLFTCSPLLFPAPVPAPPQPPAPPLWPVPQLPPLFSPTSASLPLSPVQPPAHPTSPHPAPVPQLTPAPPVPLPSLHPSLTPALFCSAPPQPQPPLTPAQPHQPPHSSLFTSLQPQPQPQPHPSLTSASTSTSQLSLSLLALA